The genomic segment CCCCGCTTAAAAAAAGCATTGTCCATGATTTTCAAATGGAAGGGAACGGTAGTAGTTATCCCTTCTATTTTTATTTCATTTAATGCACCTCGCATGCGAGAAATTGCCTGGTCTCTCGCAGGCGCCCATGCTATTATTTTTGCAATGAGAGAATCATAATAAGGCGGTATTTCATAGCCCGTATAAATAGCACTATCTACGCGAATGCCAAACCCTCCCGGTGCATGATAATATCGTATCCGTCCGGGAGTTGGTTGAAAATTCCGCGAGGGATCTTCCGCATTAATACGACATTCAATAGCATGGCCGTTAATTTTTACATCTTGCTGTTGAAAGGATAATTTTTCACCGGCCGCAATAAGTATTTGTTCTTTCACTATATCAATACCTGTCACCGCTTCCGTCACCGGATGTTCCACCTGAATACGGGTATTCATTTCGATAAAATAGTATCTACCCTGCTTATCTACGAGAAATTCAATTGTTCCAGCACTATAATAATCTACTGTTTTTGCAGCTTTTATAGCTATTTTGCCCATTTCCTCCCTCATTTCGGGCGTTAAAGCAGTTGAAGGAGATTCTTCGAGAATCTTCTGATGCCTGCGCTGTAAAGAACAATCTCTTTCATAGAGATGTATTATATTTCCATGGGTATCGCCTAAGATTTGAAATTCTATATGTCTTGGTTCTTCAATATATTTTTCAAGATATACCGCAGCATTTCCGAAGGAAACTTCCGCTTCTTGTTTAGCTGTCATAATTTCCTTTCTAAGCTCATCAGGATTCTGAGCAATTCTCATTCCTCGTCCTCCGCCGCCGGCTGCTGCCTTAATAATAACAGGATAACCAATCTCTTTTGCAACAGACAAAGCATGATCAATATTTTCGATAACACCCTCTGATCCTGGAACTACGGGAATCCCCGCACTAATCATTGTTTCCCTGGCAGTTGCCTTATCTCCCATCCTTTGAATGGAGCGAGGAGAAGGTCCTATAAATTTTATTCCACATGTTGCACACATTTCAGCAAAATATTCATTTTCAGCCAAAAAACCATAACCGGGATGTATCGCATCTGCTTTTTTAACCTTTGCCGCAGCTATAATGTTTGTAATATTAAGATAGCTTCTCACAGGAGAAGCAGGACCTATGCATATTGCCTCATCGGCAAGCTTTACATGCAGTGAATTTCTATCGGCTTCCGAAAAAACCGCAACCGTCTTTATCCCCAATTCTCTACAAGCACGTATTATTCTGACCGCTATTTCTCCTCTATTTGCTATCAATATCTTCTCAAACATATTCTAAATCTCCCTCTCCAATATAAAAAGAGGCTGCCCGTATTCTACCGGCTGCCCATTTTCCACGAGAATTTCTACTACTTGCCCAGCCTCTTCTGACGTTATCTCATTCATTAATTTCATAGCCTCAATAATACATAGGGTTTGCCCGGGTTTTACGCGCGTACCAATTTCGACAAAGGGCGGTGCATCGGGGGCAGGTGCCCGGTAAAAGGTTCCTACCATAGGCGATTTTATTTCAATAAAGTTATTTTTTTTATTATCCGCTTCTTCACATGGTTTTGACATTTCCTGCTTTTGCTTAAAAGCTCTATCATCTTTTTCTTTTACAATATCACTTTCTCTTTTTATATTAATTTTTACCCCTCCGCTCTCAAGGTTTAACTCAGTAACTCCCGTTTCCTCCAAAGCTTTTATAAGTTCAGTAATATTTTTGATATCCATATTTTCTTCTACCTCCCTTACAGATTCTTCGTATTTTTTATCCTGCCTTTTTCCCGGTTGAAGTTTTCCTTCCTTTCTTTTTTCTAAAAACTTCCTGGTAACTTGAGGAAAAAGAGCATAAGAAATTACATCCTCATCATTTTCAGCAAGTTCTCCTATTTCCAAACGTGCCTGTTCTAAAAGGGGTTCTAAATAATCAGCTGGTCTTCCTGAAATTGGTTCTACCTCATTCAATATTCTTCTTTTTATTTCTTCGTCAATTGGTGCCGGTGGTTTCCCATAAAATCCTTTTACATAATTTTTTACTTCTTCCGGGACAATCTTGTATCTCTCTCTTAAAAGAACATTTAAGACCGCTTGAATTCCAACTATCTGGCTTGTAGGAGTTACCAGGGGAGGATATCCCAGTTCCGCCCTTACCCTCGGTATTTCCTTTAGTACCTCAACTAATCGGTTTTCCGCCTTTTGTTCTTTTAGCTGTTGGATCAAATTGCTTATCATCCCTCCAGGAACCTGATGTTCAAATACTCCCATATCCGTTAATCGAGTTACCCCTCTCTCATATCCCAGCTCCCGGCGCAAATCATCAAAATATTTTGCTATATCAAATAAAAGATGAAGGTCAAGCCCGGTATCCCAGGGCGTACCCATTAAAGACCTTACTACAGTCTCCACAGGCGGAAGAGAAGCACCAAAAGCAAGTGGAGTGGTGGCCGTATCTACCACATCTACTCCAGCTCGGACGGCTTCTATATATGCTCCCAGTGCCAGCCCGCCTATATAATGGCTGTGAAGTTGAACTGGCACTCTCAGATTTTCTTTAAAAAGTTTTACAATTTCATAAGCAGAAAAAGGAGTAAGTAACCCAGCCATATCCTTTATACATATTGAGTCCGCCCCCATATTTTCGATATCCTTCGCTACTTTTAAAAAATGATCCATGGTGTGCACGGGGCTGACGGTATACACTACAGTCCCTTGAACATGGGCACCTTCCTTTTTTGCCGCACTGATTGGCACTTCCATATTTCTTAAATCATTTAGAGCATCAAAGATGCGGATGATATCTATGCCGTTTTCTACCGCCTTTCCAATAAAGGCCTTTACAACATCATCGGGATAGTGTCTATATCCTACCAGGGATTGACCTCTCAAAAGCATTT from the Thermovenabulum gondwanense genome contains:
- the accC gene encoding acetyl-CoA carboxylase biotin carboxylase subunit gives rise to the protein MFEKILIANRGEIAVRIIRACRELGIKTVAVFSEADRNSLHVKLADEAICIGPASPVRSYLNITNIIAAAKVKKADAIHPGYGFLAENEYFAEMCATCGIKFIGPSPRSIQRMGDKATARETMISAGIPVVPGSEGVIENIDHALSVAKEIGYPVIIKAAAGGGGRGMRIAQNPDELRKEIMTAKQEAEVSFGNAAVYLEKYIEEPRHIEFQILGDTHGNIIHLYERDCSLQRRHQKILEESPSTALTPEMREEMGKIAIKAAKTVDYYSAGTIEFLVDKQGRYYFIEMNTRIQVEHPVTEAVTGIDIVKEQILIAAGEKLSFQQQDVKINGHAIECRINAEDPSRNFQPTPGRIRYYHAPGGFGIRVDSAIYTGYEIPPYYDSLIAKIIAWAPARDQAISRMRGALNEIKIEGITTTVPFHLKIMDNAFFKRGEVYTNFIQRRLLD
- the accB gene encoding acetyl-CoA carboxylase biotin carboxyl carrier protein, with the protein product MSTVKITDVTLRDGHQSLWATRMSLQDMLPVLEKIDSAGYHSLEVWGGATFDVCLRYLDEDPWIRLKTIKRYVKHTPLQMLLRGQSLVGYRHYPDDVVKAFIGKAVENGIDIIRIFDALNDLRNMEVPISAAKKEGAHVQGTVVYTVSPVHTMDHFLKVAKDIENMGADSICIKDMAGLLTPFSAYEIVKLFKENLRVPVQLHSHYIGGLALGAYIEAVRAGVDVVDTATTPLAFGASLPPVETVVRSLMGTPWDTGLDLHLLFDIAKYFDDLRRELGYERGVTRLTDMGVFEHQVPGGMISNLIQQLKEQKAENRLVEVLKEIPRVRAELGYPPLVTPTSQIVGIQAVLNVLLRERYKIVPEEVKNYVKGFYGKPPAPIDEEIKRRILNEVEPISGRPADYLEPLLEQARLEIGELAENDEDVISYALFPQVTRKFLEKRKEGKLQPGKRQDKKYEESVREVEENMDIKNITELIKALEETGVTELNLESGGVKINIKRESDIVKEKDDRAFKQKQEMSKPCEEADNKKNNFIEIKSPMVGTFYRAPAPDAPPFVEIGTRVKPGQTLCIIEAMKLMNEITSEEAGQVVEILVENGQPVEYGQPLFILEREI